The following coding sequences are from one Salvia hispanica cultivar TCC Black 2014 chromosome 3, UniMelb_Shisp_WGS_1.0, whole genome shotgun sequence window:
- the LOC125210580 gene encoding cucumber peeling cupredoxin-like: MDRVSIFMIYSALFGLVANIAFAQTVHIVGDNMGWRIPTSTSVSYSNWASGKTFVVGDILAFNFMTNEHDVVQVPKASYDACSEDNAIGNIITTGPANITLDTAGERYYICSIGGHCGAGQKLSITVVSSSTGGPTPPVTTPPPATPTTPQPDACAPTSEAETPRAGGAPQPTGQSGLIPPPPPNSASVSLTTSFLFVVAIAGLAFIF; the protein is encoded by the exons ATGGATAGAgtctcaatttttatgatttatagtGCTCTTTTTGGCCTAGTTGCTAACATTGCTTTTGCACAAACTGTGCATATAGTTGGAGATAACATGGGATGGAGAATTCCCACAAGTACTTCTGTCTCTTACTCCAATTGGGCTTCTGGCAAAACATTTGTGGTTGGCGATATCCTAG CGTTCAACTTTATGACTAACGAGCACGACGTAGTCCAAGTGCCCAAAGCCTCGTACGATGCTTGCAGCGAAGACAATGCCATCGGCAACATCATCACCACCGGACCGGCCAATATCACCCTTGACACGGCCGGTGAGCGCTACTACATCTGCAGCATAGGCGGCCACTGCGGAGCGGGACAGAAACTATCCATAACAGTAGTCTCATCATCCACCGGTGGTCCCACTCCGCCCGTGACCACCCCTCCCCCTGCCACCCCGACCACTCCCCAGCCGGATGCATGTGCGCCCACATCCGAGGCCGAAACCCCAAGGGCAGGGGGAGCGCCACAGCCAACCGGACAGTCTGGACTTattccaccaccacctcctaATTCTGCCTCTGTTTCTCTAACCACCAGCTTTTTGTTTGTTGTAGCTATTGCTGGCTTAgctttcattttctaa
- the LOC125209019 gene encoding EPIDERMAL PATTERNING FACTOR-like protein 6 has translation MPLSRNPLFLPFALTTIILISSISGGIRASSSSSSSFKDEEELRKMVLGSRPPACVNKCMSCRPCEATLVIPPHQTKKWGVSISSHREDDTYYLLSWKCRCGNKLYQP, from the exons ATGCCTCTATCAAGAAACCCCCTCTTCCTCCCTTTTGCCCTCACAACAATCATCCTAATTTCCTCCATCTCAG GTGGGATTAGggcatcatcatcatcatcatcatcatttaAAGATGAGGAGGAGTTGAGGAAGATGGTATTGGGGTCAAGGCCACCTGCTTGTGTCAACAAGTGCATGAGTTGCAGGCCATGCGAGGCTACTTTGGTAATTCCACCTCATCAAACCAAGAAATGGGGAGTTTCTATATCATCTCATAGAGAAGATGACACCTACTATCTTCTATCTTGGAAATGCAGGTGTGGGAATAAGCTTTATCAACCTTAA